ATGATTGTGTTGGCTACTTGgctgttttatttgttttgtctgGCATAGATCTGGCTCAATATTTGATGCTATTTAGATTTTGTGGTCTGCCTAAATTAATTCTTTCtgataaaaaaatcattggGAAATTGGTTTACTAATTTTTAGGTTGAACTTTTGTATTATCTTGTCTGATCATTCCCAGCTGCATCCAATGAGGTGGTTAAGCCCAGGAGTAATTCAGTGTTAGATAGTAATATGTATCCTGCAGTTAATGGCAGAAGCTAAAGTTTACTTCTGTTCTGCGCATCATATGTGACCATgttttataagttatattttgttttcttttttatgcgTAGTTTATTTCAGATGGCAACCTTATTATCTATGTAACTGTGTCCAAGACTATGGgcctatttggataaacaacatAATTTGCAGCCTATAGCATAAGCGCTCATGTAGAATATGTTTCtataacaaattataaaattaaattaaattgttttcataagctatcttggcgagcttatgaaaataagctgaaaagtgaaaacaacttatgaacatgttataagctgttttcatatgCTCTCCCATAttgtctcacaagtgcttatgacagtagataagctcaaataaccTATCCAAACAGGTCCTCTCTAGGATAAAACTTTGTATTTTATCTCTCCAATAATTAGGTGAAGCATTGAAAGACAAATTATGTTAGAAGAGCTAAATTAAACGCATTGCCtaatgatttttgtttattgCAATTGGTAGGAAGGAAGTATTCATGTATGCTTCCAGgaagtaatttttttgttttaaatttataaatttctttataacaaaatttataaatgatTTTGATACGTAACTATATGTAATCCCCCTTGGTTAGTTAGTAGTTAGTTGGGATTTGGTATAGTTGGAGTAATAGTGAGACATTGAGAAGGATTTAGGGCCTTATGGAATGGAAGTTGGAGGCCCTCAAAATTCTGAGTTTGTGCTGTATTATTctataaaaaatcatattgaAATTGGGAgattttcttattatttattataaaataccAGGTTTGTATTAGGTTTCATCAGTCAATGATACTCGTTGAGTCgtttctataaaaaaagttatcatTCATATTTGTTTAAtgtttttatattgtaattctAGGAGGTTGATATGCCGAATATCTAATTCTTGCAATTGCTATTTCATTTTCAGGAGTTGAATTAGTTCTTGGAACTGGAGTTAAGTCTGCTGATGTGAAACGTAAAACACTATTGACAACAACCGGGGAGACTATAAGTTACAAAATTCTTATTGTTGCTACTGGTGCTCGGGTATTTAAACAAATCCTTAAGTTTAAATTGCCCTACTTAAAAGAATCAGTTTATCTTGTTATGTTGCATCCATGTCGTGCTTTTCAAAAAACAGATGAAAGAAGCTTTGGCAGTTTCCTGGATATTTCTTGTTGCTTTCTTTTGTTAACTTGCGTCATTCAATATCACACACTTAAAATACATGAAAATTTTAGGCCCTTGAAACATCATattgaaacttaaaaaaaaacttctatcCTCATTAACATACTTAATATGTGGGAATGATTGAAGACAAAATTCACCAATTCATCTACTTAGTCGGCTGTTAGGTTTCTTTACAGAAATATATTAAACTTGTGTGCAATGTCAAGTGTAGGCTCTGAAGCTGGAAGAATTTGGGGTGAATGGATCCGATGCAGAAAATGTATGTTATTTAAGAGATATAGCAGATGCAAATAGGCTTGTTAATGCTATTCAATCATGTCCTGGAGGGAATGCGATTGTCATTGGTGGTGGATACGTTGGCATGGAGTGTGCAGCATCTTTAGTGATCAACAAAATCAATGTGACAATGGTCTTCCCAGAAGCACATTGCAGTAAGtacttcaatttcaattttattgtcTCTCAACTCAGAGTGTATGGGATCAATGTTCATTTGTATTAATCTGTACAAAAATGCTACTTGTAGCTTTTATGGATAATAAATGACTTTAAAAACTGATGGATACTTTTAATACTGGATTTATTTTACAGTGGCTCGTTTATTTACCCCGAAGATTGCAAGCTACTATGAAGAATATTATAAATCAAGAGGAATAAACTTCGTTAAGGGAACTGTGCTGTCATCATTTGATTTTGACTCCAACGGAAAGGTACATCAAATTATTCTTTGGAAATTTCTCTCTTAGGAATGTTTGATTGTATAAGGACAAGACCAATATAGGCCCTACCCTAATAACAAGTGTTGgtaattttgacttttgagtATAGCTTGAATAGTCATTCTCATATCTTTGTAATAATCtgaaatcaaagaaaatattAGTCATAGATATTTTTCTCTCATCCTGTCCAAAAGCAAAGCCTAAAGGGTATCATTCCTCCCACTTCCCTTTCATCCTTCCTTTCCCCAAAGCCCCTCCCCCCTTTCCCTCCTAACTCCCAAACAAAGCCTAAGAGAAACAATTGAAAAAACTTGCACCTTAACAGCTTTTTAAAAAACGTTGGTCTGTAATAGAACATATCGATATTAGTATTACATGATAGGTGTTGGTGACCCCACctagaataaatttttttgttgtgatCAGAACTTTTCAGTGGTGTTGGTGATTGAAATTTCCAAACCTTTTCctattcaaaataataaaaatagaggAATCTCTTGTAATGTCTGAACCTGTGGATTGTGGTTTCACATATCTCTTGGAAGTGAAAGTTTCCTGGTTCATAGGGCTCATGACAACTGAGCTTATGATGGATCATCGATAATTTTGGCTATGGTTGCATTACTCTTTTGATCAATTCGACCTATAACTTTAATTGACTGACCTCTTTTGCAGGTTACAGATGTTAATCTTAGAGATGGAACGAAGATATCCGTGGACATGGTTGTGGTGGGAATTGGAATACGACCAAATACAGGTCTGTTTGAAGGTCAACTTACTTTGGAGAAAGGTGGAATCAAAGTAAATGGAACATTCCAGTCAAGCAACAGCTCAGTCTATGCCATTGGAGATGTTGCAGCATTTCCAGTCAAAGCATTCGGGGAAATGCGCAGACTTGAGCATGTTGATTCAGCAAGGAAATCCGCAAAACATGCAGTTTCTGCCATAATGGAACCGGACAAAACAGGGGAATTTGATTACATTCCTTTTTTCTACTCCAGAGTCTTCACTTTGTCTTGGCAATTTTATGGGGATAATGCTGGAGAAGTTGTCTATTACGGAGATCTCTCAGCCTCAGGTAGTACATTTGGAGCATATTGGGTAAACAAGGGTCATATTGTTGGTGCTTTCCTTGAAGGTGGAACTAGAGAAGAGTATGAAGCCATAGCCAAGACCACTAGGTTAAGACCAGCAATTGAAGATTTGAATGAGTTGGAGAGGCAAGGTTTGGGTTTTGCAGTTACATTTAGTCAGAAACCAGAAGCATCACCACCACCAATTGAGGTTAAAAGTAGCACCTCCGGTCTACTTTTGGAAAAACCATTATATGCTTGGCATGCTACAGCCGGGGTTGTTTTTGCTGCATCAATAGCCGCATTCGcatatttttatggaaaaaggCGTCGCAGATGGTGAAACTTTTGAGAAGATTGCCAATTTGTGGTTAAGGGTTTCAACATACTTAACACAGATTTACATGCTGTAATATTGTATCCTATCCTATTTACTGGATTGCAATTCTTCAGTTGTATTGTTCATATACAGGATTGTTGTACTAAGAACAAAAGGAAAATACAAATGACAATCCTTCAGAAGTTATTCCCACAAGAGTTCATAGCTAAACATATCGTGTTTTCAGTCCATTTTATGAtcttttttactttcttttgtCCTAAAGGGCAGGAACTGTTCTtatgatttttcattttagcATGACTATCTCATTTGAGAATATCTTAgctgtttatattttattttttaagataatTACTAAATTTAGTTTCATTTTAACATGATTGTCATAATGAAAGCCATGTATGTATCCGAGGCTTTCGTAAACGTTGGATGTTCAAAGTTTTGAACATTCGAGGGCTATGAAAGCTTCAGATGTTGTAATTTTTCCAATAAGACTGTGTCCGAGGGTTTAGGAACCTTGTAAGTTCAAATTATTCTACATTCGAGGGTTTATGGAAGAGTCGaatgtgcaattttttttaattaatatttcattttttataaagtGAGGCAAAGAGGAAGAGATGGCAGGTGCATTCCTAGTGGCGGATGGCTTGTGGAAGATTCTGACGACGAACCACTACCCTATAGGACAACCTCGAGTTTGTTTTGCAGAGGAACAAGTCTTGGAAATTGAAACTGGTTTGCCTTGACCTTTAACTCGTTTTTGCTGAAAACAATTTTGAGTGTTATTGTTTGTTGAATTTGTGAAAAGAACTTGGGAAGAATAATGGATCATAGCACCAGAAAGTTGTCTTTCAATGTTGTAAGACAGAAGAAAACACTTTGCTAACATCAGGGAGAGGTTCTTGCATGAGAATTTGGGACTTGACATTATTGAATGTATCATTCAatcctttcaaaaaataaatgtcaTACTCCATATCTCTTTGTTTCTTGATTTTAGCATAAGCACCACAGGTACATTGTTGGCAAATCACGAAGGATTTCAAGATCTTCCCATAGGCCAGTGCTCATTATTTTTGGGTCAAATACTGCATAATCCCTCATTGTTGTTGTTCAGTCATCGCTCCCTCTTCTTCTGTTTCACTTTCATATTCAGAAATTTGTGCATAAAGGTTAGAAACATGCTTTAGACTACAAACACACAATTATAAGTAACACTCACTAACTAGCAATTAGAAAGTACTATTGTAATATTTaaggattttaaaaaatagtaattttttattgtgaAATTTAAAGTTTAAGCTTTTGAgaaattgaatgcacaatttacaagataaaatttccaCATTTGATACCTTAAAGTGGAGTTGGGATCATCTCCATTTTCAATTATTTCcatttttctattaataaagtttttaaatattttggagtGTATGAAAGCGATTTGACTTCATTAAATGTCACACtgttgtatttatatttttaaaactatatagtaatggaagaaatggaaataattgaaaatgaagAGGATCTCAACTCCTTAAAATGTGCCTTAAGAAAcaagttaacatttttcatatttaataacTGTAATCGCCGACAAGGTTTCTAAAAAATTGTGCTAATATAGACAACCATAATGTACTAATGAGAAAATAGGGAGTCTATGCCCCACACAATTTATTGGCCCAAAAACCACAAGATAACACCACAACATTCTGATTCTATTGTATTGCCTTCAGGATAAAAGTAATGATTAATTTAATAGGGACAATCGGCGGCATTTGTATTTCATAGttagaggtgaaattcttggattcaTGAAAGATGAACAATTGTGAAAACATTTGCCAATGAtcttttcattaatcaagaacgaaagttgggggtcTGAAGACAGTCAGATACCATTCTACCAAGGTATGGATGATGTTcttcaatcattttaatttttatttgttgtgaCTTATATGACATAGTGTTTACAAACTTAGCTTTGAACCTGGGATATTTGTGCCATGAGTTGTCATTGTTTTGTCGTATGATATATTTGTGTGGTGAAAAATGGTGTTATTCACAAGGTGAGTTGGGTTAAGTATAGAAAATATGTGCTTAATTCTGCAGCTGCCGTAGTACGCCTGTATGCATCATAACGCTAGTCTGGTATTGATGTGAATAGAAGAACAATAATttcacaaaccaaaaaaaaaaaaaagtagaacaatAATTTCTATGTTTTGTATAAGTTTGGTACTTATCCAGCTTGCGctaattaaaatatcaattgaTAAAGAGGTACCATAAGCAAAGATACACCtgaactttcattctttctttggCACAGATGGCAGGTGTTTGGAGTCTAGTTAGCACTAATTAAGGATCATGAAGCAACATCACATATTAGAAATATTGAGATATTTTGATTCAAAAAGGAATATTTTGGAGTTCGGAGTTTTGTATGTTTTGCCACTCTACTAATAGTTaggttttagttttttaaatgattgaacTAGATTaggttttctcttttttcttatgGAGTTTcatgtattttaattaaaaaatgtatgtaTGAATGTTGTCAGTATTGAAtgaattatataaatgagattaaattatttatatttatatatttgtgtattttaattttcttaatcttGTATGGATATATTGTAACtattactccatccgtcccaaatctttagtctttttagctttttaattttgttccaAAACTTTagttcttttaaaaaatcaatgcaCAATTACTGatactttaccatttgtacccttacaaaagttaaaacattaattaaatatattttctctttcttaataaagtaagagtaaaaatgactttacttatcatttcttaatctccaTGCAAAACTGcaaaaagactaaagttttgggacggagggagtatttaataAGCtatcaaaatgaataaaaaatgttttaaattaatattaaaaaaaatagtttgcgACGGGTTTGAAACCGTTGCAAACTATACTATTAAATCTAGTATCACGTGGGAAAAATAAAGTGACGGTTTTGAACGGCTGTAACGACGGTTTTCAAAACTGTCGCAAAGTTCTATTGCGACACACAAATCATCAACGGTTTAAGAACCGTCGCAGATGTACAATTGCAACGGTTTCAACCGTTGCAACCTACAATATTAATCGTCGCAAAAtgcttattttcttgtagtgaaccCGCATGAtctttcttgtattttttgttatatgcaTACGAAAGACTGTTCCCATCTATTCTTCAATTGCTCTTTTGTTAAAGGTGTGTGGGAAACTATATATAGATGATTAAGACAGAGTTTACCGGCAGGTTTGGAAGGTTGGAATCACTTTTTATCCTTGAcattttctctcccgacccccctcatttcttttctaccccccaaaaatctcattttgcctcTTGcggtatgaaatttttttgccaacaaccttcggtttatataaaccgaagtttttaaacatggaaaaaaattcggtttatataaaccgaaataacatatacccccaaaaagaagaaaaatttatgtgaaaattcgtgtaaagctacctgtggtaaatttagcatatctctctgaataaaggtcgtatgctaatgatttttaatccagtgtaaagaagacaaaatttactacaagttTGGCaccggaattattaaatttcattaagtatagtatgagaaaatctacctacaagtttgagaaaattttctgcaaaatgttgtagagatacctgtggtaaatttatcatagctctctgaatataagtcgtatgctaatgatttttaattcagTGTAAAGAAGGAAGAATTTaatacaagattgacaccggaattgttaaattgcATTAAggatagtatgagaaaatctacctacaagtttgagaaaagtttctgcaaaatgttgtagagatacctatggtaaatttatcatagctctctgaatataagtcgtatgctaatgatttttaatccagtgtaatgaagacaaaatttaatacaagattgacaccggaattgttaaagttcatttagtatagtatgagaaaatctacctacaagtttgagaaaagtttatgctctgtttctgtaccagtacccattatttgatcaaactgaaccaattggatagttaaccctaaaaaaaaaattatatttgtattattgacaccctaagctttccaacgagtggtcgtttactcaaattgGACATCGTtcagtatttcaaataaattgtggaagttgagagtctcatgcagaatttatgcaggaaagctagaaaaaaaattggaacaccatatttcggtttatataaaccgaaattttttagcatgacaaaaaattttggttcgtataaaccgaagtacccccaagggcaaaaatggaaattcagggggtagaaaagaaatgaggggggtcgggagagaaaacttcttTATCATTtggttaaataaaaaaaagttaatcgGATTCGTCATTTGACTTGACTGGCCACTACATGGTGCTTATGGAAGCTTAgaaataatgttgtttttaatGGAGTCTTACCTGATGCTTCCAAACTTGTAGATaatattaaaactttttcttgGCTTTGGTTTAGGGATCGTTTTGGCCGTAAGtcctctctctctttttctgaATGGTGTTTAGAACCTATTATAAGTCTTCAAAGCATACTATAAATTACTTTATATTGTAAGGGATTGAGTATCCCTTTGTACTCctttataatatattgtttgcttataaaaaaaaatatagaagaaGAACCTgtagataataatttttatgcTTTATTTCATTTCACTTACATCATCTTACAAAAGTACgtgaaattaaaaaaactataaaaaaattcatttaatgtCTTATCTCAAAATACAAAAACCATTACGACACCTCGTTCTTATAGGTTTTGAATTCTTGAACGGGTTGGCGGAAACTACTGGACAATCACGATCAGTTTTACATGGAATGTTAGCTGTAatgtaaaaagagaaaaaaaaaatattgttataaaatggaataaaatattGTGTTAGAAGGAAAGAAGGAAATTTAAAAAGGAGATAAAGATGGTTAACCATATGAAACTCGCGTTGAAGCAAGaaataggaaaaaaatgatGATCATAATATTAAcaaacttgaaaattttatcCATGTTTTCCACTTTTTGCATGTATCACATAgaatttgattttattactttttgatttatttatatagctgatgttttattttttaaaataattattagacGTCTCTTAAGTACAATAATTTGTTAATTTGTCCCTTTAGCACCTTTACTAAGGAGgtcatcaaataaaaatttacaaatcaaaataatccatacataatttatttaacaaattttcattattttattatcattctCGTGATAGAAAATggatattgcattttatatgtaggtcGGAGTTCAAACTCCGAATCTCCCACATAATAACATTAACAAACTTGAAAATTTATCCATGTTTTCCACTTTTTGCATGTATCaaatagaattttattttattactttttgatttatttatatagcTCATGCTATCCTTACatcaaataaattgtttttaatacTTACAGAGTTATAAAAaagacatttaattttttatttttttaataatattaaacatCTCTTAAGTACAATAATGTGTTAACTTGCCCCTTTACCACCTTTAGTAAGGAGGTTAAGTAAAAATttacaaatcaaaataattcaatcttaatttttttaacaaattttcattattttataattcaATAGTTTTCAATATTTACAGAGTTGTAaaaaaactttcaattttttttataattattagaTGTCTCTTAAGTACAACAACGTGTTAATTTGTCCCTTTAGCACCTCAGTAAGGAGGTCAAGTAAAAATTTACTAATCAACATAAttcattcttaattttttaacaaattttcattACTTTATAGCCTTTCATGATAGAAAAGagatattgtattttatattagGGTCGGGGTTTGAACCCGAAATCCCCCTCTCTTTTGTGACAAACCTAAAATCTCTCACTTATTGACCTCGAGAGGTGAATTTCTTGCCATTTGGCTAcatgataaattaaaaaaagtgaaaatcacaaaataagaataatattatttgtgaCACCTTAAGCTAGCcccataaatatataaatgaaggTGAACGGAGGAAACACAACAAAGTGGAGGGTGAGGGTTGAATAGTGCTGATCGATTTTAAAATCTttgatttctttcttttttaaaataacaaaattaagtTCTTTATCAGGAGGGAGGGAGAAGGGAGGAGTTGAATTGTGTTGATCGATTTTAAAATGTTTTCTTTCTTaaaatgaatagaaaaagaagtttaagttccttttcaaaatatatatataactaaaatCAACATATTGAAGATGAGGATAAACCATAAATAACTTAAATAAAGTGTTCCAGATCATCCGAAAGCCTAACACACATGAAGGCCCATTAAAATGGGATAAGCACAATCACGTGGCACAATGACCACAGAACCAAGGCAATGacttttgaagttgtgactcgaaagcagattttgttcAGAATTTGGGGGACAtgccttcactaaaacggtaattaatctctctttgttactccaaatttagtggggtttgattatgtggaaagataactcgattacggtcatttcagtatacgtttggtgaattattgatccaaattgagttgtgtgggAAGCTTTTAAggtgtgactcgaaagcagaattttaggagggcaaaatccaaaaaattataaaacagggggttaaaagtccgcgttttaaaatatGAGATAAAATttcgatttaatcaaaacagagagagtaaaactgcatttaagctaacaaaaaattatctttttggactttcttatttttattggcCCAAAAACCTCACGTAAACTAGATCTTAGGATATGGTAAATCCAGTTCATGGGAACATATTCTTggaagtgaaaaaaaattactacaatTCAATTTAAATGAGATTAAGagcatttaattaattttcccaaaattGAGATGACATACTTTATTAATTGCTCAAAATGAAATGTTTGAAAACCCTAGGGACAAATCTtattatattgcataaactttTGTGAACATGTGCCAATGGAAATCATCACCGAAAAGAAGAATTCTTCAACATTAGAACGGGGTGTTAAACTAAGGATCTTGCTAATGTCTGGTCTCATGGATTCTTTTATAGATAATTgacatttatattttatgtgtaTATATTCAGGGACGGACCCGGGGGTAAGCAAGGGCTCCAACCCCCTCCCGATGCATATATGAGTTGCTAAAGACATTTTACACACTTTTGTTTTAGGTGcttctaaataaattattgtgattttatatcttataattttgagttaaatatattttttgtctttataaaattaagagtcaattttttgtaaaaatatttaaaaatagggACTATTCTTATCAAACTAGCTACAAGATTTTAGAGGATGTtttcagttaaaatttaataagactaaacataaaaacttgttattttataaggacaaaaaatatatttaactctattatttattattaaaaaaagaaattaggcCCTCCGTGTAAAtaatttctggatccgtccctgtaTATATTATGCGTAGGCATCTATATtgtttttggtccctaaaaatatatcgtcaaaaaaaaatgtcacttttgattttgatcaccgtaaaataaaataaaaaaattgttttcacaaAAAAAGTCCATGaagtgaattttatttatttatatcactgcaaaatctcaaaacttttaaaagaatTCATGAGGTAAAATATTTCTGACATgtcaaatttctaattatttGGCGGACGATGACTTTGCTGATCCGGATATTATAATTAACATTTTCATTCAaccttttaatttaaaattacattttcatttttaataaaaaaaaattaaaaaatagaatcCTACATTTACGTCTCTCAGCTCTTGTTCCACCGAAATGTCGAATACTACTTCCTCGACGAAGTCTGATCTCAATCCGGCGACCTCCTCGACGTTCAACACGACCTCACCACTCTCAAGAAATTCAACGGCGCTTACTACTGTAACCAAGGtagtcagaaccggaccggtcatcgaaccggcgatctcactggttcaaggttcaattggtcggaccgggttcaaccggggtcgaaccgtttttaattaaatatataatttaattaatatataaataaaaatatatgaataattgttcaatatttcataatttcacacattaaacgataaaatatcaaaggtcaaaataaaataaaatttataattcaaaccaaattaaaaattatataataaactaagttcaataacacaaaatagcaccataacatcaattgacaacatGCATTACACGTGATGGTTTGTCGCAAGGTTGAAGAGGGTGGAGGAGATGTTAAGCGTTTTTACGTGATGACCGATGAGAGAAgaataaaaagatgaaaaacaacttttcctattcctacgttgtttcagatttattttttttttctaaaaaaaataaattttgccctattttttttttataaaaaaaaattgcaaaaccgTTCGGACCGGCCGTccggttcaacccggttcgAAACCGGTTCacattgttggtgttttgattggctacattttgcaaaagccaaccagtcagatgctggactgaggtgctgtagcattatagtacagcatcctgatgctctgtttttcgtgcagaatttttatttcaaatctgagtcaagatttgcttcaattatatattcaggcacgtgcgtctgggcaaaacgagccttgctcagcaagttttattgaagtcggctgaaggaatgttatttaaaacaaaaatataattatattatattttttgcgctttttttttgtttggtaacacatgaattatatttctggaaataatttagggttggccgcaattcctacagctgtatttgtctgaagacctagcttgcccatcaagacaattgaagactataaatatgtgaagcctcaagctattctactcatgtattctaaaccgtgttgtttactaagtgtgagtttttaaggtttagagtttgtgtcttttgtcagcctttcttgtgtcaatttgatgcaagtttaggactgtgttttggttgttaattgtaagctactcctaaacTTTGAAGCACGAAGTtagcgtgtgtgattcactcaaaagcttttaagcaagagtgtggtctagtttctaggagagtgtctccatcttgatcgttattattgacagcaacatggtacgtgttgttagagggaatttgggacggggtctcattatctaagaggttcttatgtaggattgcacgggtagtgtctaggtgataagtcaagtaccgggtgttggtcgagggctttgaactagagctattatagtggattcattcctggattggtatcccccagagtaggtgacgttgcactgaactgggttaacaaacgatctgtgttatttattattctgtcgtttattgctttattttattcagcgcCTATAACACCCCATGtcaatttatctagaatatcgaCAAGAGTGAACATAACTGAATCGGGAAACATTAATCATCATTACATAAAGATCAAATACATGAATAGGATTACAATAATCCACTAAATAAATACATGATTAAGCTAACTACTGAACTCAAATAAACTGaatcttatataataataagattaacaTGATGTCAGCTCCCTAACGTAATCCGCGTATTTGAATCTTCATGTTAGCAAACCAAGATATCTCGATCAACCTGCTTATCTGAAATCAAATAAGTGGGGATGAGAACAGTCACTTCGTCTCAGTGGATTCCTACTA
This genomic interval from Trifolium pratense cultivar HEN17-A07 linkage group LG6, ARS_RC_1.1, whole genome shotgun sequence contains the following:
- the LOC123889303 gene encoding monodehydroascorbate reductase 4, peroxisomal, with translation MGRAFVYVILGGGVSAGYAALEFVRRGVSHGELCIISDEPVAPYERPALSKGFLLPEAAARLPSFHTCVGANEERLTPKWYKEHGVELVLGTGVKSADVKRKTLLTTTGETISYKILIVATGARALKLEEFGVNGSDAENVCYLRDIADANRLVNAIQSCPGGNAIVIGGGYVGMECAASLVINKINVTMVFPEAHCMARLFTPKIASYYEEYYKSRGINFVKGTVLSSFDFDSNGKVTDVNLRDGTKISVDMVVVGIGIRPNTGLFEGQLTLEKGGIKVNGTFQSSNSSVYAIGDVAAFPVKAFGEMRRLEHVDSARKSAKHAVSAIMEPDKTGEFDYIPFFYSRVFTLSWQFYGDNAGEVVYYGDLSASGSTFGAYWVNKGHIVGAFLEGGTREEYEAIAKTTRLRPAIEDLNELERQGLGFAVTFSQKPEASPPPIEVKSSTSGLLLEKPLYAWHATAGVVFAASIAAFAYFYGKRRRRW